One window of the Ammospiza caudacuta isolate bAmmCau1 chromosome 9, bAmmCau1.pri, whole genome shotgun sequence genome contains the following:
- the BCCIP gene encoding BRCA2 and CDKN1A-interacting protein, producing MATPAKRRARDPAGEQGSHSGSGSSEGSDSGSESSACSDSDEPIAEEVNVEFEAHSISDNDYNGIKKLLQQLFLKAPVNTAELTDILIQQNHIGSIIKQAEVQEDSSDDEEDDDEIFGFISCLNLTERKGTQCAEQIKELLLGRCEQSCEQQVLEQLSKLLSDSTKPVGLILSERFINVPPQIALPMHQQLQKELTEAQRTNKPCGKCHYYLLISKTFTEATKSNSKRKEGKNQPKEELMFANAEEEFFHEKALLKFNYSVQEESDTCLGGRWSFDDVPMKPLRTVIVVPADGIPGIMEKLKDYLSL from the exons ATGGCCACGCCGGCCAAGCGCCGGGCGCGGGACCCCGCCGGGGAGCAGGGCTCCCACAGCGGCTCCGGCAGCTCCGAGGGCTCCGACAGCGGCTCCGAGAGCTCGGCGTGCTCCGACTCGGACGAGCCCATCGCTGAG GAAGTGAATGTTGAATTTGAAGCACATTCTATATCAGACAATGACTATAATGGGATCAAGAAGTTACTACAGCAG TTGTTTCTAAAAGCTCCTGTTAACACTGCTGAATTAACTGATATATTAATACAACAGAACCATATTGGGAGTATTATCAAG CAAGCAGAAGTGCAGGAAGACAGTTCTGATGATGAAGAAGATGATGATGAAATTTTTGGTTTTATAAGCTGCTTGAACTTAACAGAAAGGAAG GGCACCCAGTGTGCTGAGCAAATcaaagagctgctcctggggcgctgtgagcagagctgtgagcagcaggtgctggagcagctcagcaaacTCCTCAGtgacagcaccaagcctgtGGGGCTCATCCTGAGTGAGAGGTTCATCAATGTCCCCCCTCAGATTGCTCTGCCCatgcaccagcagctcca GAAGGAGCTGACTGAGGCACAGAGGACAAACAAACCCTGTGGGAAGTGCCACTATTACCTCCTGATCAGCAAGACCTTTACAGAAGCCACAAAGAGCAATTCTAAGAGGAAAGAAGGGAAGAATCAGCCAAAGGAGGAATTAATGTTTGCAAATGCAGAGGAAGAATTCTTTCATGAG AAAGCCCTTCTGAAATTCAACTACTCTGTGCAAGAGGAAAGTGACACCTGTCTGGGTGGCAGATGGTCCTTTGATGATGTGCCCATGAAGCCTCTGAGGACAGTTATTGTAGTTCCAGCTGATGGAATCCCTGGAATTATGGAGAAACTCAAGGATTATCTCTCCCTCTGA
- the DHX32 gene encoding putative pre-mRNA-splicing factor ATP-dependent RNA helicase DHX32, producing MEFLTFSPENHCLSELLDGSDGDEEEILVCGEDLELNPFDGLPYSSRYYRLMKEREELPIWQEKCTFMETLLHNQIVIVSGDAKTGKSSQVPQWCAEHCLALQPRGAVVCTQVLPRAAVALALRVADQMELGVGHEVGYCVPFESCCAPDTILRYCTDEMLQREMMSTPLLSCYSVIVLDDVHQRTVATDALLGLLKGVLAARAELRLVLLTAPHMCSALQGFCGSVPVLRVRGRHRAQAVFSCSPHGDPFLPALRLLLEIHHARERGDIVIFLASEQEIEKAYQMIRQEQPNLNPDLGELIPIPLYPTKQDLTPKLIQNKQKCCQKYRRKVLLTTSSGEPLIWTKNVTFVIDVGVETRKVYNPRIRADSVLTQPISQSQAEVHKQILGMSPSGKIFCLYPEEFTHKEMKAEIPAKVQESNLISLVLFLKRMDIAGFAHCDFISSPAPESLMQALEDLDYLAALDNDGNLSEFGIIMSEFPLDPQLSKSLLASCEFECVDEMLTIAAMVTAPSCFLLAPPGTEEIARSRWRRFSHPAGDHCTLINVFNAFRAATASPTHTGNREQWCCECFLSCSALSMAEMIRAELVEIMKRIELPISAPDFGSEANLLSIKKALLSGYFMHIARDVDGSGNYLMLTHKQVAQLHPFSSYCNTRRIPEWVLFHEFSISEGNSIRVVSEISPHLFAELVPQYYFSNLPPSESKDILQEVINHLAPVSATKEEQKTASDSKENEEFPQTPTEQRCVIQ from the exons ATGGAGTTTTTAACCTTTTCTCCAGAGAACCACTGCTTGTCAGAATTACTCGACGGCAGCGACGGGGATGAAGAGGAAATTCTTGTCTGTGGAGAAGATTTAGAGCTTAATCCTTTTGATGGCTTGCCTTACTCCTCCCGTTACTACAGACTGATGAAGGAGAGAGAAGAGCTTCCAATATGGCAAGAAAAATGTACTTTCATGGAAACTTTGCTTCATAATCAAATTGTGATTGTGTCAGGAGATGCTAAGACTGGCAAGAGCTCCCAG GTCCCTCAGTGGTGTGCCGAGCactgcctggccctgcagccccgcGGGGCCGTGGTGTGCACGCAGGTGCTGCCCCGGGCCGCCGTGGCGCTGGCCCTGCGTGTGGCCGATCAGATGGAGCTCGGCGTGGGCCATGAGGTGGGGTACTGCGTGCCCTTCGAGAGCTGCTGCGCGCCCGACACCATCCTCAG GTACTGCACAGATGAGATGCTGCAGAGGGAGATGATGTCCACGCCCCTGCTGAGCTGCTACAGCGTCATCGTCCTGGACGACGTGCACCAAAGGACGGTGGCCACAGATGCCCTGCTGGGCCTGCTGAAGGGGgtcctggcagccagggcagagctgaggctggtgctgctcacTGCCCCCCACATGTGCAGCGCCCTGCAGGGTTTCTGTGGCAGCGTGCCCGTGCTGCGCGTGCGGGGCCGGCACCGCGCCCAGGCCGtgttctcctgcagcccccacgGGGACCCCTTCCTGCCGGCcctcaggctgctcctggagatCCACCACGCCAGGGAGAGGGGGGACATCGTCATCTTCCTGGCATCTGAGCAG GAAATTGAGAAAGCTTATCAGATGATCAGACAGGAACAGCCCAATTTAAACCCTGACCTTGGAGAACTCATCCCCATCCCTTTGTACCCCACAAAACAAGACCTGACTCCCAAACTCATTCAAAACAAGCAGAAATGCTGCCAAAAATACAGGAGGAAAGTGCTGCTCACCACCAGCTCTGGAGAACCTCTGATCTGGACTAAAAACGTGACTTTTGTCATCGATGTGGGTGTGGAGACAAGAAAG GTGTACAATCCTAGAATCAGAGCAGACTCTGTTCTAACCCAGCCTATCAGCCAAAGTCAAGCAGAGGTGCATAAACAAATTCTGGGCATGTCTCCATCAG GGAAAATCTTCTGCTTGTACCCTGAAGAATTTACACACaaggaaatgaaagcagaaattccAGCTAAAGTTCAGGAATCCAACCTCATCAGCTTGGTCCTGTTCCTGAAGAGGATGGACATAGCAGGCTTTGCTCACTGTGACTTCATCAGCAGCCCAG CTCCTGAAAGCCTGATGCAGGCTTTGGAAGATCTGGATTATCTGGCAGCACTGGACAACGATGGAAACCTCTCTGAATTTGGGATTATTATGTCAGAATTCCCCCTGGATCCTCAGCTGTCCAAGTCACTGCTGGCTTCCTGTGAATTTGAGTGTGTGGATGAGATGCTCACCATTGCAGCCATGGTCACAG ctcccagctgcttcctgctcgcccctcctggcacagaggagaTCGCTCGGAGCCGCTGGCGCCGCTTCTCCCACCCTGCAGGAGATCACTGCACCCTCATCAACGTCTTCAACGCCTTCAgggcagccactgccagccccacacacacaggcaa cagggagcAGTGGTGCTGTGAGTGtttcctgagctgctctgccctgagcaTGGCAGAGATGATCAGAGCCGAGCTGGTGGAGATCATGAAGCGCATTGAGCTGCCCATCTCAGCACCAGACTTTGGATCAGAAGCAAATCTGCTGAGCATTAAGAAAGCTCTTTTATCTGGTTACTTCATGCAT attgcTCGTGATGTGGATGGCTCAGGGAATTATTTAATGTTAACACACAAACAAGTGGCCCAGCTCCACCCCTTCTCATCCTATTGCAACACCAGGAGGATTCCAGAGTGGGTTTTGTTCCATGAGTTCAGCATCTCAGAGGGCAATTCCATCAGAGTTGTCTCTGAGATCTCCCCCCATCT ATTTGCAGAGCTGGTACCTCAGTATTATTTCAGCAATCTTCCTCCAAGTGAAAGCAAGGATATTCTGCAGGAAGTGATCAATCACTTGGCACCTGTTTCAGCCACAAAGGAGGAACAGAAAACTGCCAGTGACAGcaaagaaaatgaggaatttcCCCAAACTCCCACTGAGCAGAGATGTGTTATTCAGTGA